The Nitrospira sp. genome contains a region encoding:
- a CDS encoding NAD(P)H-binding protein — MFVVLGVTGHTGKVVAETLLARKQPVRVVVRSADQGGAWRTKGAEVAVASLDDVPALTRAFQGASGLYVLVPPNYGASSWLVEQRKRVDHVAEAVKASAVPHVVLLSSVGAQLPSETGPIRAVRYGEQQLRAVTRNVTAVRPCYFMENWAVGFEMARQQGVLPTFTPPQVRIPMVSARDIGRVAAERLIAGGSGHVIVELAGPEEYSPEQVGVEFGRLLGRKVETQAAPLSAVVPTMTSFGFSDEAARLFEEMYASFSKGTIVYEFPTALVRGTISLAEAVRGMA; from the coding sequence ATGTTTGTCGTACTAGGAGTTACTGGGCATACGGGAAAAGTTGTGGCGGAGACGCTGTTGGCGCGCAAGCAACCGGTCAGGGTCGTGGTGCGATCGGCTGATCAAGGAGGGGCGTGGCGCACGAAGGGAGCGGAGGTGGCTGTGGCCTCGCTGGATGATGTGCCGGCCCTGACGCGAGCCTTTCAAGGTGCTTCAGGTCTGTACGTGCTGGTGCCGCCGAACTATGGTGCCTCTTCGTGGCTTGTGGAGCAGCGGAAACGCGTGGATCACGTGGCAGAGGCCGTGAAGGCCAGCGCCGTTCCACATGTCGTCTTGTTGTCGTCTGTCGGTGCACAGCTTCCTAGCGAAACGGGTCCGATCCGCGCCGTTCGCTATGGTGAACAACAGTTGCGTGCTGTGACGAGAAATGTCACGGCAGTGCGCCCCTGCTATTTCATGGAGAATTGGGCGGTTGGTTTCGAAATGGCCAGGCAACAGGGGGTGCTCCCGACCTTTACCCCCCCGCAGGTTAGGATCCCGATGGTGTCGGCTCGTGACATTGGTCGTGTGGCAGCAGAGCGATTAATAGCCGGCGGATCGGGGCATGTGATTGTGGAACTTGCGGGTCCGGAAGAGTACAGTCCGGAACAGGTGGGGGTGGAATTCGGCCGGCTACTCGGGCGCAAGGTCGAGACGCAGGCTGCGCCGCTCAGTGCCGTCGTGCCGACCATGACCTCGTTCGGCTTTTCTGACGAGGCGGCCAGACTGTTCGAAGAAATGTACGCATCCTTCTCCAAGGGCACGATCGTATATGAGTTTCCCACGGCGCTGGTGCGCGGAACCATTTCCCTCGCCGAGGCGGTGCGAGGGATGGCGTAA
- a CDS encoding ester cyclase → MSNQTLQQRLQGLLTSIQQGKIMDAMNEFYDADTVMQDNANPPTKGLAANIEREKQFLNGVKEWKGFHVTASGVGENVTFYECVLEFIATNGQPVRMEQVSVAKWKNGKIVNERFYYDTGKRAS, encoded by the coding sequence ATGAGCAACCAGACTCTTCAACAACGCCTGCAGGGGCTCTTGACCTCCATTCAGCAGGGGAAGATCATGGACGCCATGAACGAGTTCTACGATGCGGACACGGTGATGCAAGACAACGCCAATCCTCCCACGAAGGGACTCGCCGCCAATATCGAACGCGAGAAACAGTTTCTCAACGGCGTCAAGGAGTGGAAAGGGTTTCACGTCACGGCGTCCGGCGTCGGCGAGAACGTGACCTTTTATGAATGCGTCCTGGAATTCATCGCGACGAACGGCCAGCCGGTGCGGATGGAGCAGGTGTCCGTCGCGAAATGGAAGAACGGGAAGATCGTCAATGAGCGGTTTTACTACGACACAGGGAAGCGGGCGTCATAA
- a CDS encoding DUF5069 domain-containing protein, whose amino-acid sequence MKSDLNKVKALAQDLTKTYPRSPREMLGGYVIAARCTDKCRAFLSNMNGEYNYWPCSLASLWFTFAGITPDQFKDVVATGATDEELAAWIKAHSKVQDKQAIIEWNNKMRDMRLSEMAPPVQAYMEEYIPKYVPTHRPVYAYFDVYDLEEKRL is encoded by the coding sequence ATGAAGTCTGATCTCAACAAAGTCAAAGCCCTTGCACAGGACCTTACCAAGACCTACCCTCGGAGCCCGCGCGAGATGCTCGGCGGCTATGTCATCGCCGCCCGCTGTACGGACAAATGTCGGGCGTTCCTCTCGAACATGAACGGGGAATACAACTATTGGCCCTGTTCGTTGGCCTCTCTCTGGTTCACATTTGCCGGGATTACCCCGGACCAGTTCAAGGACGTTGTGGCCACAGGCGCGACCGACGAAGAGCTTGCCGCCTGGATCAAGGCCCATTCCAAGGTGCAGGACAAGCAGGCGATCATTGAATGGAACAACAAGATGCGGGACATGCGTCTTTCCGAGATGGCGCCGCCGGTGCAAGCGTACATGGAAGAGTACATCCCGAAGTATGTACCAACCCATCGCCCCGTGTACGCCTACTTCGACGTCTACGACCTTGAAGAGAAGCGATTGTGA
- the gyrB gene encoding DNA topoisomerase (ATP-hydrolyzing) subunit B, producing MAKDDQQDTTPKPKSDSYSADQIKVLEGLDAVRKRPAMYIGSTGVDGLHHLVYEVVDNSVDEHMAGFGEAIEVTIHIDGSVTVVDNGRGIPTGMHPTQKKSAAEVALTVLHAGGKFEQGAYTVSGGLHGVGISVVNALSEWLELEIWQDGQVFEQRYERGKPQAPLAVTGKTKRRGTKVRFKPDGQIFETLEFSFDVLAQRLRELAFLNKGLAITLKDDRKEKEQIFHYKGGIVSFVDHLNEAKTPLHKPIYVKVEKPDLILEVALQYNDGYAENLFSFANNINTKEGGTHLVGFKAALTRTINSYANANDLLKKDTESLSGDDVREGLTGVVSVKVRNPQFEGQTKAKLGNSEVKGIVEAAVNEALGTYFEENPPVARKIIGKAIDAARAREAARKAKDLIRRKSALDGGSLPGKLADCSEKDPALSELFIVEGDSAGGSAKQGRDRKFQAILPLKGKILNVEKARFDKMLTSDEIRTLILALGTGIGRKKEDSDKPDKEAFDIARTRYHKIVLMTDADVDGSHIRTLLLTFFFRQMPELLERGYIYIAQPPLFKVKKGKTERYLKDEPAMNEYLADLAVEEVEVMLENGQDALSGRRLLPVLKKLIAFESLLHKVNKKHHEANMLRVFVDQPGLTRETLKDQAALRAIIADAKAALVLLYPKAEPTIEMFEDEEHQSNKLICKVATAGMSHQVDITHELVGSADFRELQKQAPLAMGLGKPPYTIKIKGAEIRKNGSAELVQAILEEGKQGLNIQRYKGLGEMNPGQLWETTMDPEKRTLLRVKLEDMTGVDEIFTILMGDEVEPRRNFIQQHAMEVRNLDV from the coding sequence ATGGCCAAAGACGACCAGCAGGATACGACCCCCAAACCGAAATCCGACAGTTACAGCGCGGATCAGATCAAAGTGCTCGAAGGCCTCGACGCGGTGCGGAAGCGGCCGGCGATGTACATCGGCAGTACCGGCGTCGACGGGTTACACCATCTTGTCTATGAAGTCGTCGACAACAGCGTCGACGAGCATATGGCCGGGTTCGGTGAAGCCATCGAAGTCACGATTCATATCGACGGCAGCGTGACGGTCGTCGACAACGGCCGCGGCATTCCCACGGGCATGCACCCCACTCAAAAGAAGTCTGCGGCGGAAGTCGCGCTCACCGTCCTCCATGCGGGCGGCAAGTTCGAGCAAGGTGCCTACACGGTTTCAGGCGGGTTGCACGGTGTCGGCATTTCGGTCGTGAATGCCTTGTCGGAGTGGCTGGAGTTGGAGATTTGGCAAGACGGCCAGGTCTTCGAACAACGCTACGAGCGTGGAAAGCCCCAGGCCCCGCTGGCCGTGACCGGAAAGACCAAACGTCGCGGCACGAAGGTCCGGTTCAAGCCGGACGGTCAGATCTTCGAGACGCTGGAATTCAGTTTCGACGTGCTGGCGCAACGGCTGCGCGAACTCGCCTTCCTCAACAAGGGGCTGGCGATCACCCTCAAAGACGACCGCAAAGAAAAAGAGCAGATTTTTCACTATAAGGGCGGCATCGTCTCCTTCGTCGATCACCTCAACGAAGCTAAAACACCGCTCCACAAACCGATCTATGTGAAGGTCGAGAAGCCCGATCTCATCCTGGAGGTGGCGCTCCAGTACAACGACGGGTACGCCGAAAACCTCTTCTCGTTCGCGAACAACATCAACACCAAAGAGGGCGGAACTCACCTGGTCGGCTTCAAAGCCGCCTTGACCCGCACGATCAACAGTTACGCCAATGCGAATGACCTGCTGAAGAAGGACACCGAATCCCTCAGCGGCGACGACGTGCGGGAAGGCCTGACAGGCGTGGTGAGTGTGAAGGTCCGCAATCCGCAGTTCGAAGGGCAGACGAAAGCGAAGTTGGGCAACAGCGAGGTGAAGGGCATCGTGGAAGCGGCGGTCAATGAGGCTCTCGGCACATATTTCGAAGAGAATCCGCCCGTCGCCCGCAAGATCATCGGGAAGGCCATAGATGCCGCCCGAGCCCGTGAAGCGGCGCGCAAGGCTAAGGATCTGATTCGCCGGAAGAGCGCATTGGACGGGGGCAGCTTGCCGGGGAAACTGGCCGATTGCTCCGAGAAAGATCCCGCGTTGAGCGAACTGTTCATTGTCGAGGGAGATTCCGCCGGCGGTTCCGCCAAGCAGGGGCGCGATCGCAAGTTCCAGGCGATTCTCCCGCTCAAGGGTAAGATTCTGAATGTGGAGAAGGCTCGCTTCGACAAGATGTTGACCAGCGACGAAATTCGCACGCTGATTCTGGCGCTTGGCACGGGCATCGGCCGGAAGAAAGAAGACAGCGACAAGCCGGATAAGGAAGCGTTTGACATCGCGCGGACGCGATACCACAAGATCGTCCTGATGACGGACGCCGACGTGGACGGGAGCCACATTCGCACGCTGCTGCTAACCTTCTTCTTCCGTCAGATGCCGGAACTGCTGGAGCGAGGCTACATCTATATTGCCCAGCCTCCCCTCTTTAAGGTGAAGAAGGGGAAGACGGAACGGTATCTCAAGGATGAACCGGCGATGAACGAATACCTCGCGGACCTCGCCGTCGAGGAAGTTGAAGTCATGTTGGAGAACGGGCAGGACGCGCTGTCAGGCCGTCGTCTGCTGCCGGTCCTGAAGAAGCTGATCGCCTTCGAGAGCCTGCTGCACAAGGTGAACAAGAAGCATCATGAAGCCAACATGCTACGCGTCTTCGTCGATCAGCCCGGTCTGACCCGGGAGACCTTGAAAGACCAGGCCGCGTTACGGGCGATCATCGCTGATGCCAAGGCGGCGCTGGTGCTGCTGTATCCCAAGGCCGAACCGACCATCGAGATGTTCGAAGACGAAGAACATCAGTCGAACAAGCTGATCTGCAAGGTCGCGACGGCCGGCATGTCGCACCAGGTTGATATTACGCATGAGCTGGTGGGGTCGGCTGATTTCCGCGAACTGCAGAAGCAGGCGCCCTTGGCCATGGGGCTCGGAAAACCGCCCTATACGATCAAGATCAAGGGCGCCGAAATCCGCAAGAACGGCTCTGCCGAGCTAGTGCAGGCTATCCTGGAAGAAGGGAAGCAAGGGTTAAACATTCAGCGATATAAAGGGCTGGGAGAAATGAATCCGGGGCAGCTGTGGGAAACCACTATGGATCCGGAGAAACGGACGCTATTGCGCGTGAAGCTTGAAGATATGACCGGTGTCGATGAAATTTTCACGATCCTGATGGGCGACGAAGTCGAGCCCCGGCGCAATTTTATTCAGCAACATGCGATGGAAGTGCGCAACTTGGACGTATAA
- a CDS encoding DsbA family oxidoreductase has protein sequence MTETSLTIDIYSDVVCPWCYIGKRRLEQALESVQAQARARVFWRPFQLNPTMPKAGMDRRVYLETKFGGANEVHAIHDRIVVAGVSAGIEFAFGRIARTPNTFDAHRLIWFAQQQGRQDACVEALFHGYFTEGLNVGEADALISLASGAGLDGAAAGRFLQSNDGVEAVRQEEARGRQLGIRGVPYFVLNGKTAVSGAQPVETFIDAISQASA, from the coding sequence ATGACCGAGACATCGCTCACCATCGACATCTATTCGGACGTGGTCTGTCCCTGGTGTTACATCGGGAAGCGGCGGTTGGAACAGGCGCTCGAATCGGTGCAGGCGCAAGCACGCGCTCGTGTCTTCTGGCGCCCGTTCCAGCTGAACCCGACCATGCCCAAAGCCGGCATGGATCGCCGTGTGTATCTGGAGACGAAGTTCGGGGGAGCAAATGAGGTGCACGCCATCCATGATCGAATCGTGGTTGCAGGAGTCAGTGCCGGCATTGAGTTCGCATTTGGCCGGATTGCACGCACCCCGAATACGTTCGATGCACATCGACTCATCTGGTTCGCTCAGCAACAGGGTCGGCAAGATGCGTGTGTCGAGGCCTTATTTCACGGATATTTCACCGAGGGGCTGAACGTCGGGGAAGCGGATGCGCTGATCTCGCTGGCCTCCGGGGCCGGATTGGATGGGGCTGCCGCCGGTCGTTTCCTGCAGTCGAACGATGGAGTCGAGGCCGTGCGTCAGGAGGAAGCGCGTGGGCGGCAATTGGGTATCCGAGGCGTTCCCTACTTCGTGTTGAACGGAAAAACCGCGGTATCGGGCGCGCAGCCGGTCGAAACATTTATCGACGCGATCAGCCAGGCAAGCGCGTAA
- a CDS encoding alpha/beta hydrolase — MATKPNIVLVHGAWGDGSHWRHVIPLLHSQGFKVVAVQNPLTSLADDIDRTGKLAEGQDGPTLLVGHSYGGAVITGAGHVPNVVGLVYIAAFAPDEGDSLGSIFARREKPSGASSIRPDKYGFLWIAQGSFRESFGQDLDEKEALAMAISQKPITGRCFEDKSGTPAWKSKPSWYQISANDRMIPPETEAWMAERIKPKKTMTLQASHASLASRPGDVAALIVEAAGFFT; from the coding sequence ATGGCTACTAAGCCTAACATCGTATTAGTGCATGGGGCATGGGGAGACGGCTCACATTGGCGCCATGTTATTCCACTTCTTCATAGTCAGGGCTTTAAGGTTGTGGCGGTCCAGAATCCCTTGACCTCGCTCGCTGATGATATCGATCGCACCGGCAAGCTTGCTGAAGGGCAAGACGGCCCCACCTTGTTGGTGGGGCATTCCTACGGCGGCGCGGTGATTACCGGCGCAGGCCACGTGCCGAATGTGGTTGGGCTTGTGTACATCGCTGCCTTTGCGCCAGACGAAGGGGATAGCTTGGGCAGTATCTTTGCCAGGCGCGAAAAGCCGTCCGGGGCAAGCAGCATTCGGCCCGACAAATATGGATTCTTATGGATCGCTCAAGGATCGTTTCGCGAAAGCTTTGGCCAAGACCTCGACGAGAAGGAGGCGCTGGCGATGGCGATCTCTCAAAAGCCGATTACCGGGCGATGCTTCGAGGACAAATCGGGCACACCGGCGTGGAAGAGCAAGCCAAGCTGGTATCAAATCTCAGCGAATGACCGCATGATCCCACCGGAGACGGAAGCGTGGATGGCGGAGCGTATCAAGCCAAAGAAGACGATGACATTGCAAGCGAGTCACGCGTCTTTGGCCTCGCGCCCAGGCGATGTCGCGGCTCTGATAGTTGAAGCCGCCGGCTTCTTTACATAA
- a CDS encoding VOC family protein, which yields MAVQVYGCNHIVIEVTDAKKAVKFYADVFGLKMLRGGEGAAWCKLGEHQFMAIFEVEQLQPDRVKHFGLMVRDADQIKEVRRKLTKKYKLKLHPDFRCDFRDPWGNRIQVGDLSDESLVWLLPYQEVQKAGITFTTRPRAQPRKETR from the coding sequence ATGGCTGTCCAGGTCTATGGATGCAACCATATCGTGATCGAAGTCACGGATGCGAAAAAGGCCGTCAAGTTTTATGCGGACGTGTTCGGATTGAAGATGCTACGGGGCGGCGAAGGCGCCGCCTGGTGCAAACTCGGCGAACACCAGTTCATGGCGATCTTCGAGGTCGAACAGCTTCAGCCGGATCGGGTAAAGCATTTCGGCCTGATGGTCCGGGATGCCGATCAAATCAAGGAAGTTCGTCGCAAACTGACAAAGAAATACAAACTGAAGCTGCATCCTGATTTCCGATGTGATTTCCGCGATCCCTGGGGGAACCGCATTCAAGTTGGCGACCTGAGCGACGAATCGCTCGTGTGGCTCCTCCCCTATCAGGAGGTGCAAAAAGCCGGAATCACGTTCACCACACGACCACGTGCACAACCACGAAAGGAGACGAGATGA
- the smpB gene encoding SsrA-binding protein SmpB encodes MTKTQDQDDQFKVVATNRKAYHDYFIEEKFEAGVILRGTEVKSLREGRVNLQDSFASVDDGEVYLNHCHISPYSHGNLMNHDPLRKRKLLLHRKEINKLIGKTQLKGLTLVPLRIYFSKRGHAKVELALAKGKKQYDRRESIKAREAGREVERAIKSRK; translated from the coding sequence ATGACGAAGACACAGGATCAAGACGATCAGTTCAAGGTGGTGGCCACCAACCGGAAGGCCTACCATGACTATTTTATTGAGGAGAAGTTCGAGGCCGGTGTCATCCTGCGGGGAACAGAGGTCAAGTCTCTGCGTGAAGGGCGGGTGAACTTGCAGGACAGTTTCGCCTCGGTTGACGACGGCGAGGTATACCTGAATCATTGCCACATCAGCCCCTACTCGCACGGCAACCTGATGAACCATGATCCGCTTCGCAAGCGGAAGTTGCTCCTGCATCGCAAGGAAATCAATAAGCTGATCGGGAAGACTCAGCTCAAGGGTCTGACCCTCGTGCCGTTGCGCATCTATTTTTCGAAGCGGGGCCATGCCAAGGTGGAACTGGCGCTGGCGAAGGGAAAGAAACAGTACGATCGGCGCGAGTCGATCAAAGCTCGTGAGGCCGGCCGCGAAGTCGAACGGGCCATCAAGAGCCGGAAGTAG
- a CDS encoding DUF721 domain-containing protein, producing the protein MRGQSRLDSFGTILAGVAHRLGLESKLFEARLRRHWPDIVGEPIATHTCPDQVRFKKLYILVHNSVWLQQLTFLKPVLLQKVNSMAGDMLVTEIVLRIGDVSLNRASQPMASPAEAGPPQPSAELLREAALRTQRIQDPALREQLAAVMAQALAMTPSERSSRPAP; encoded by the coding sequence ATGCGAGGACAGAGCAGACTCGATTCCTTCGGCACCATCTTGGCCGGGGTTGCGCACCGGTTGGGCCTGGAGAGCAAACTCTTCGAAGCACGCCTGCGACGCCACTGGCCCGACATCGTGGGCGAGCCGATCGCCACACACACATGCCCCGACCAGGTGCGCTTCAAGAAACTCTACATCCTCGTGCACAACTCGGTCTGGCTGCAACAACTCACCTTCCTCAAGCCGGTGTTGCTTCAAAAGGTCAACTCGATGGCAGGGGACATGTTGGTGACGGAGATTGTGCTCCGTATCGGAGACGTGTCCCTGAATCGCGCTTCGCAACCGATGGCATCACCCGCCGAGGCCGGGCCACCCCAGCCAAGTGCCGAACTCCTCCGAGAAGCGGCACTCCGCACGCAACGCATTCAGGATCCAGCCCTCCGAGAACAGCTGGCCGCCGTCATGGCGCAGGCGTTGGCGATGACGCCGTCGGAACGCTCTTCCCGACCGGCCCCTTGA
- the gyrA gene encoding DNA gyrase subunit A — protein sequence MPPDERLGQIAIEDEMRSSYLDYAMSVIVGRALPDVRDGLKPVHRRILHGMNEMGLASNRPYRKSAKIVGEIMGNYHPHGDSAIYDTLVRMAQNFNMRYMLVDGQGNYGSMDGDAAAAMRYTEARLTKLAEELLADIEKETVDFGPNYDESRVEPLVLPSRVPNLLVNGAGGIAVGYATNIPTHNLGEVIEGLLLLLENPDVTIAQLMKKIPGPDFPTAGFIYGTSGIKDAYETGRGLLTVRAKVAIETDERTDRERLIITEIPYQVNKSKLIEKIADLAQEDRVTGIADIRDESDREGVRVVIELKRNEIPLVVLNNLYKHSQLQTTFGVNMLALVNNRPEVLNLKRILEAFVEHRREVVVRRTAYDLRKAEERAHILEGLKIALDNLDAVIALIRRSQSPDVARTGLMQQFRLSEIQANAILEMRLQRLTQLERDKLVEEYREVLKTIEYLRSVLGSEALVRKIIQDELIEIKDKYQDERRTKIVKEEAELTLEDLIAEEEVVVTISHAGYIKRNAVTLYRAQRRGGKGKIAMGIKEEDFVETLFTASTHDSLLFFTDAGKVYWLKVHEIPEASRAAKGKALVNLLALSKDEKVTATLPVKEFRADRFVIMGTKQGVIKKTELSAYSNPRQGGIIALSLDQGDKLIGVDMTDGQREILLGTKQGITIRFKEEDVRSMGRTAHGVRGITLEAGDEVIGMETITPDSTTAILTVTEGGYGKRTPVNDYRVQGRGGKGIISVKTTERNGLAVGFLQVRGEDEIMVMAAQGKVLRCKVDDIREIGRNTQGVRLLDMDGDEDRVVAVVRLVEREEGVPDEGE from the coding sequence ATGCCGCCAGATGAACGCTTAGGCCAGATTGCGATCGAAGATGAGATGCGCTCGTCGTACCTCGATTACGCGATGAGCGTGATCGTCGGTCGCGCGCTGCCCGATGTCCGTGACGGATTGAAGCCGGTGCACCGGCGCATTCTGCACGGCATGAACGAGATGGGGCTCGCCTCGAACCGGCCCTATCGTAAGTCGGCCAAGATCGTGGGCGAAATCATGGGGAACTACCATCCCCATGGCGACTCCGCGATTTATGACACGCTCGTACGCATGGCCCAGAACTTCAACATGCGCTACATGCTGGTGGACGGCCAGGGCAATTATGGCTCGATGGATGGCGATGCGGCAGCGGCCATGCGGTACACCGAGGCCCGGTTGACGAAGCTGGCCGAAGAGCTGCTGGCGGATATCGAAAAGGAAACCGTCGACTTCGGGCCCAACTATGACGAATCGCGGGTTGAGCCGCTGGTGCTGCCGTCTCGGGTGCCGAATCTCCTGGTCAACGGCGCAGGCGGGATCGCCGTCGGCTATGCGACCAACATTCCCACGCACAACCTGGGTGAAGTCATTGAGGGCTTGCTGCTGTTGCTGGAAAATCCCGATGTCACCATCGCGCAACTGATGAAAAAGATTCCGGGCCCCGACTTCCCGACGGCCGGCTTCATCTACGGCACGTCCGGCATCAAGGATGCCTATGAGACCGGTCGCGGGCTTCTCACGGTCCGGGCCAAGGTCGCGATCGAGACGGACGAGCGCACCGATCGCGAGCGGCTCATCATCACCGAAATTCCCTACCAGGTAAACAAGTCGAAGTTGATCGAAAAGATTGCCGACTTGGCGCAGGAAGACCGCGTCACCGGCATCGCCGATATCCGCGACGAGTCCGACCGTGAAGGGGTCCGGGTCGTCATCGAGTTGAAGCGAAACGAGATTCCGCTCGTGGTTTTGAACAATTTATACAAGCACAGCCAACTACAGACGACCTTCGGCGTGAACATGCTGGCGCTCGTCAACAACCGGCCGGAAGTGCTCAACCTGAAGCGGATCCTGGAAGCCTTTGTCGAGCATCGCCGGGAAGTGGTGGTGCGGCGCACTGCGTATGATTTGCGCAAGGCGGAAGAGCGCGCCCATATCCTCGAAGGGTTGAAGATCGCCCTCGACAATCTGGACGCCGTCATTGCCTTGATTCGTCGGTCGCAATCGCCGGACGTGGCGCGTACGGGCCTGATGCAGCAGTTCCGGCTCTCAGAGATTCAGGCCAACGCCATCCTGGAAATGCGACTGCAGCGGCTCACCCAACTCGAACGCGACAAGCTCGTGGAGGAGTACCGCGAAGTGCTGAAGACCATTGAGTATCTGCGCTCGGTGCTCGGCAGCGAGGCGTTGGTGCGGAAGATCATCCAGGACGAACTGATCGAGATCAAGGACAAGTATCAAGATGAGCGGCGCACGAAGATCGTCAAAGAAGAAGCGGAACTGACACTCGAAGATCTGATCGCCGAAGAAGAAGTCGTCGTGACGATTTCCCATGCCGGCTATATCAAGCGCAATGCGGTCACGCTCTATCGGGCGCAGCGCCGCGGCGGCAAGGGCAAGATCGCCATGGGCATCAAGGAAGAGGATTTTGTCGAAACCCTCTTCACGGCCTCCACGCACGATTCCCTCCTCTTCTTCACCGATGCGGGAAAAGTCTATTGGCTCAAGGTGCATGAAATTCCGGAAGCGAGCCGAGCCGCGAAGGGCAAGGCTTTGGTGAATCTGCTGGCGCTGTCGAAAGACGAGAAGGTCACGGCCACGCTGCCGGTAAAGGAGTTCCGTGCCGATCGCTTTGTGATCATGGGGACGAAGCAGGGCGTCATCAAAAAGACGGAACTGTCGGCATACAGTAATCCGCGCCAGGGGGGCATCATTGCCCTGTCGCTCGATCAGGGTGATAAGCTGATCGGGGTGGACATGACGGACGGCCAGCGCGAAATTTTGCTCGGGACGAAACAGGGCATTACCATTCGCTTCAAGGAAGAAGATGTGCGCTCCATGGGACGCACGGCTCACGGCGTGCGCGGGATCACGTTGGAGGCTGGTGATGAAGTCATCGGCATGGAAACGATCACCCCCGACTCCACAACAGCCATTCTGACCGTCACCGAAGGCGGATACGGCAAACGAACGCCGGTGAACGATTATCGGGTGCAGGGACGCGGCGGCAAAGGCATCATCAGCGTCAAAACCACGGAACGGAACGGGCTTGCGGTCGGGTTCCTCCAGGTGCGCGGCGAGGATGAAATTATGGTCATGGCGGCCCAAGGCAAAGTGTTGCGTTGCAAGGTCGATGATATCCGCGAAATCGGGCGCAATACCCAAGGCGTTCGCTTGCTCGACATGGATGGTGATGAGGATCGCGTGGTCGCGGTGGTGCGGCTGGTCGAACGCGAAGAAGGGGTGCCCGACGAGGGCGAGTAA
- a CDS encoding pirin family protein, translated as MHTETIGTKELAGVYQSGSHHMVGDGFPVRNMIPGAGVDEQLSPFLMLDYMGPDQVPPSTRQRGVGEHPHRGFETVTIMYHGKVAHRDSTGSGGVIGPGDVQWMTAASGVVHEELHEKEFARQGGLLEGIQLWVNLPKAFKMTRPRYQTLVKEDIPVVELGEGAGQLRVIAGTFGGVNGPAKTFSPVHLYDVRLAAGHRVELDLPEGFNSSLFVLHGQVIVNDAQAVGEVELALLAKYGERVTLEAKQDTTLLVMSGQPIEEPIARYGPFVMNTREEIIQAVQDYQAGKMGHLS; from the coding sequence ATGCACACAGAGACAATCGGAACCAAGGAATTGGCGGGTGTTTATCAGTCTGGATCGCATCATATGGTCGGTGATGGATTTCCAGTCCGCAATATGATCCCGGGCGCCGGAGTCGATGAACAGCTCTCTCCTTTCTTGATGCTCGACTATATGGGACCGGACCAGGTCCCGCCCAGTACCAGGCAACGTGGCGTTGGAGAGCATCCGCATCGCGGGTTTGAAACGGTGACGATCATGTATCACGGCAAGGTGGCGCACCGGGATTCGACCGGCAGCGGCGGCGTCATCGGGCCTGGGGATGTGCAGTGGATGACGGCCGCATCGGGCGTCGTGCATGAAGAGCTGCACGAAAAGGAGTTTGCGAGACAGGGCGGCTTGCTGGAAGGGATTCAGCTGTGGGTGAATTTGCCCAAGGCATTCAAAATGACGCGCCCACGGTACCAGACGTTGGTGAAGGAGGACATCCCGGTGGTGGAACTTGGCGAAGGGGCTGGCCAGCTTCGGGTGATCGCCGGGACCTTTGGCGGCGTCAATGGTCCTGCCAAAACGTTCAGCCCGGTTCATCTCTATGATGTCCGGCTGGCGGCGGGTCATCGCGTCGAACTTGACTTGCCTGAAGGGTTCAATTCGTCCCTGTTCGTGCTGCACGGACAGGTGATCGTGAACGATGCGCAGGCGGTGGGAGAAGTGGAACTTGCACTTCTTGCGAAGTATGGTGAGCGGGTGACGCTCGAAGCGAAGCAGGACACCACCCTGCTCGTCATGAGCGGGCAGCCGATTGAGGAGCCCATTGCACGATATGGCCCGTTTGTGATGAACACGCGAGAAGAAATCATTCAGGCGGTGCAAGACTATCAGGCAGGAAAGATGGGCCATTTGTCATGA